In the Mauremys mutica isolate MM-2020 ecotype Southern chromosome 13, ASM2049712v1, whole genome shotgun sequence genome, one interval contains:
- the LOC123348002 gene encoding olfactory receptor 10A7-like: MPWTNHTPITKFILLGFGNLNEVQILLFVVFLVIYIVTLAGNLLIVALVVADQQLHTPMYFFLGNLSFLETCYTSASVPRLLAGLLVEDRIISFRDCITQLFFLSAFACIECFLLAVMAYDRYLVICNPLSYNIMMNLGVCLQVVSASWITGFSATALVVGMVPQLSFCSANEINNFFCDMEELLKLSCTKSSLVEMIVLISCSLVTLAPFLFIVVSYINILSAILRIASSAERQKAFSTCASHLLVVGLYYGTIIIIYVVPSAERSPAFHKVLSLMYTVITPMFNPIIYSLRNKEVKGAFRKVVLQNLGIV, from the coding sequence ATGCCATGGACAAATCACACACCCATCACCAAGTTCATTCTCCTGGGATTTGGGAACCTGAACGAAGTTCAGATTCTGCTttttgtggtgtttctagtgatctacattGTGACCTTGGCTGGGAACCTTCTCATTGTTGCtctagttgtggctgatcagcagCTTCACACCCCAATGTATTTCTTCCTGGGAAACTTGTCCTtcctggagacctgctacacctcagCGAGTGTCCCCAGATTGCTGGCTGGGCTCCTCGTAGAAGACAGGATAATCTCATTCAGGGACTGTATCACACAGTTATTTTTCCTCAGTGCTTTCGCTTGCATTGAGTGCTTCCTCCTTGCAGTCATGGCTTATGACCGTTACTTAGTCATATGCAACCCACTCAGCTATAACATTATGATGAACCTCGGGGTTTGCCTTCAGGTGGTATCTGCCTCCTGGATAACTGGTTTCTCAGCCACTGCTTTAGTAGTGGGGATGGTGCCCCAGCTAAGCTTCTGCAgcgccaatgaaattaataatttCTTCTGTGACATGGAGGAGCTGCTCAAATTGTCCTGCACAAAAAGCTCCTTGGTGGAAATGATTGTTCTGATCTCCTGCTCCCTGGTAACCCTGGCCCCTTTCCTCTTCATTGTTGTGTCTTACATTAATATCCTCTCTGCCATCCTGCGAATCGCCTCCTCTGCTGAGAGGcagaaggccttttccacctgcgcCTCTCACCTGCTGGTGGTGGGTCTGTATTATGGGACCATCATTATCATATATGTGGTGCCATCAGCAGAACGATCCCCGGCCTTCCATAAAGTTCTGTCTCTCATGTACACTGTCATCACCCCAATGTtcaaccccatcatctacagTCTGAGGAACAAAGAGGTGAAGGGGGCATTCAGGAAAGTTGTGTTGCAGAATTTAGGCATAGTTTAA